The region TATACGATCCTGAAAAAATAAAGCATATCAATGCTGTTGTAAATAGACAATAGAGCGGAGCACTTGTTAAATTGGATTAAGTTCTCCAAGGACATCTTAATCTTAAGTGCGGTCAGTGTCGAAAAAAAGTGAGACTTGTGTCTCAACTCTGAAGGTAGTATAAACTCATAATTTACCTCCAAACCAGCCTCCTTTACTTTCATTTGAGCATATTTAAGTTGCTCCTCAGACAGTGTAATCCCTGTGTACTTGCATCCCGTTTGCTTCACCACTTCCATTGCCAAGCTGCCCCAACCGCTACCGATTTCAAGAACATGATGATTCCGCTCCACTTTAGCCTACCATTATTACATATTTATCAGATCATGTATGCATGTACTGTATTCATCAAGGTTTAATAATTATATCAGTACTATTACCTTCTTGATTAGGAGGTTAACTTTGCGTTGCTGGGCTACttccaagctttcatcttccacctATACAGATTTCACACCACTTAATTCGCATGCTGGATGCACAGTTAGGCAGTTAACACTACTACTGATCACATGATTCACAAACCTTGAATACTGCGCACGAGTAAGTCATCGATGGATCCAGGAAAATCGAGAAGAAATCATTACTCTGCATGGGCATTCTGATTTGTCAGTGAGAACATCCAGACAGAGATGAGGACAGCAGGAGGAAGATGCATTGGTAATGACCAGATCATAGTGCTGAGAGATGTTTCGGCGAGTTTGCGTGACAGTATTCTTCCTTGAGATGTGGCGGAGGAAATATTTTGCCGATGCAATCCCAGCTGTTAAAAGCATGGGCGTCCACCAACCCCTGCCAATTAACCATACAGTTACATACTGGATGATTGATCACTTCAAACATTGTAAATTTAGTACCTTTTACCGGCAGCACTGTTACTACTCTTCTGCGCATCTCTGTTAGCAATGAGAATCTGAAGCCAAATGTCTTAGTGAAGATGCACATAAATGGTTTGTCCGATTAATCGAGTAGAATGCAGATTTTGTTTACCAGGAAAAGATTCAGGAGCCCTTCTCTtttatcaacaaaagaaaaataaccatTAATATATGCATCTGCCATACCAAGATCCGCTTCGGTTGCGACCTGAAAGAACATTTTGTTTTCACACAGGAGATAATCTCAGGAAATTAACCACCAAGAACTGAAGAGAAAACGAGAAGAGACAGTAGCCGAACCTTCCAGTAGAAGAGAGGGTCATGAACTCGCAAGACAGTTTTGACAAGACATTTTTTGTCGACTTCACCAAAACTGAACATAGTGCCACCTTCTTCAAGAATGCTGGGGGCAAGCAAAAATAACCAAGTTAGGATTTGTACCATATAAATCCTGGGATTAAATCTGGAGTTTCAAGGACGGACTCACGTCATGTTACCGATGGTGACATATTGGTTGAGAAACCTTGTTACCAGAAGGCGAGCCCCAGTTTCCGTCCACGACGGGACCATCTGTTTCGGGTTCAGAAGAAGGCTGCTCTTCTGCCCAAGTAAACATTGAGCTGCAGACTTCCCAGCCTGCGATAAATCAAACACATAGATATCAATGCCAAATATACATTTCTCTGAAGACGAAAAAAAAGTTGCATGGGCAGGCAGTACCTTAAGGCCATCTTCATGGAAGCCATAACCTGTGTAACCCAGGACATAAGCCACTTAACTGAAGAACATGTAGTAATAAACTTAAATATATGCTGAAAGAAAGAAAATCAACGAGTTACCTTGATATGCCCCACAGAACCATATTCCCCTGTTTCCTTGGATCTGCTGAAGCTCCAACGAAGCCTTTGCAGCAGCGACAGACGGAACAGGATGGCCGGTGTTCCATTTGAGCACGACATGATCCGGGACATGAGGTGGATTCAGCGTCACCAGGAACGGCCTGCCGGTGGATTCGATGTTCTGAATTTTCCAAGCGAAAATGTGATAAATATTAGAATGGGTTCAGTGTAGATAACAGTATTGATCTAAGTCATTCAATGCATCGCCAACAATAATGAGCTTTACCTGGAGGAGATTTAGCCAGTAGGTAACAGAGACGCCGCTGCTTGTTGTCCCCAAGAAGTTCCAGGCGCTCCACGCCGACGGGTTCTGTGGCATCAAAGTGTCGTCGCGATGGAGGTATATGTCACTGCAATGTTAATAGTTCAGagaagttcagagatgagcagaaCAGCAGGCCAGGCAGTTACAATAAATTAAATTTTATAGCAGACACAGATTACATACCTGTGGACATATTGGAAAGCACCCAGAATTCTCAACTCCTCGTGTGTTGCTTCATCCCCTAGCATTCTCAGAACATCGGGTGCATGAGCACCAAATATGATCTTGTCGTACACCTCCTCCGAGCCACCGACCTCCAAGACTCTGTATCCTGCAGCCAGAAATCAGTGAGCAATGGCATCATTTGCAGGAGAGGAACAGGGATTCAGGTTTAAAAACAAATTTAAATGAATCATGTACCTCCTTCAAAGCTTGAAACTGATTTGACTTGGCAGCTGGTCTTAATCTGACAACCCATGTTTTCCAGCTCATCCCTTACCTATTTTGTGGATGCACATGTTCAGACGCTGTATTTCTGCAGGTGACAGCTACAGTGTGCAATACATTTATAGGAATTGGAGTACCTTGTTTACATATGTATGCGAGCGGCCTTTGACGGTGAGCCATTGGGGCCGACCGAAGATCTGAAGGAGGTGATGGTTGCGGCAGAAGGAGAGGACGAAGAAAGCGGAGAAGCCGAGCACCCCCTGCGACGGGCATGACCATATGCTCGCACAGATTGGGATCAGGTAAGCCTCCTGGAAGAGCTGGGAGTATCCATGCGTCTGGATGAACTGCCCCAGAGTCTCGTGCCGGTTCAGGTCAGGGTTGCTCTCATGGTCCTCAAGGTACTTGAGGGCATCCTCTTTGAACTTGAGTATCTCGCGGATCATGTGCCAGAAGGCGGGCCGGAGGGCATTGCTCTTCTGTGCCAGGAGGCCCGAGAGGCCGTTCCGGCTGCCCCACTCGCACCTGCCGCCGCCTGAGAGCTGCGTGCTCACTGACAGCGACATGTCTGATATCTCCATCTCCACGCCAAGCTCTTCGAACCATTCCAGCATGTTTGGGTATGTCACCTGCCATTATTGGTGCAGTTGGATGCATGGTCAGGTGTAAATTCAGTAGCTAACAGATTCAAGTTTTTCTTAGTTTCAATAAATGGATAGTTCAGGAGTATTTTTGCTCATTTGGCTGCCATTTCACTCGGTTTAGCAACTTCAACAACACGGCTGCCATTTCATTCTGCATAGCAAATTGCGAATCTAGATGTCTGTTTTCATATATTACATCCTCTGTCCCAGAATACATGACCTATATATCAGACATGAATATGGCCTTTGAAACACAACTTTGATCGTTGCCTTTTATATCAATATGCTAGTTTAAACTTTTAGATAAATAATTATAAGATATTTTTTTCATCTCAAGTCTAATTATATACACATATAACTATACATTTGGCCAACCACAGTAACCACGCAAAAATATTCAATCAACGTCAGAGACTACATGTTTTCTGAGACGTCATCTATTTTGACTATTTGGATTAGAGATAGTACTAGTCAAGTTTTGCAACTCACTGTATTAGTGTTCGCCTAGGTACAAATTGCAATTATTGACTACGAATAGTTTCTTGGGAAATTACATTTGAATGTAGCAAGATTTTTTGTCTTTCAAGATAGAATATGGTATTGCAAAATAAGCCAGCAAACGTCGACGTTTTTCCATATATATGGAAGTAATTACGCAAACCCTTGATGGATTGGGAAAAAGTAACTAAATATACTTAAGATGTTCGCATTCAGACTAACTACACATAGCAATTGCGTATATAGCTGAAATTTACTCCTTATTGGCGAGCGGTCAAATAAATAAATTTAGCGAGTGAAAAGCATGCCAAATGTGTAAAAGGCTCAGAATTTCAATGGCTGAGTGTGACCATGCATCTAGACAAATAAACTCACGAACAGATAGGGTGACCATTCTCGTCCAATCAGATGCAGTAAAGTTGGACCAGGCTTGCACTAGGGAGACAGTGACAAGGAAAGACAGCGAAGAAAACCTCAAGCCAACCAACCAGCGGGAACAGCCTTGCTGTGGCATGACAGCAACACAAGTGTCTCTCTCGGGTGATATTTAGTACTACCATAATTGTGCATCAGTTTCCACCAGACTGGTACAGTAATTGGCCAATGAGAGGTGTTGACAGACGCCCAAGCAGAACAGTCCCAAAATGAGACCACTGCTTGACAGTAGACTAATCAGATTAACCTGGGTAGCCGTGTGAGACGCCTGCTTGACAGTAAACTAACCTATCAAACCCGTGGAGGAGATGCCTCTGCAAGTCTGCATTTGGCATGTGCGAAATTAAGATTGACTAGTTGCAGAAAATGAGCTTTCTCAGCTTGTGCCGGCCAGCAAGGCTGGACCAAAAACACTTGTGAGAGACAAGCAAGCACAAAAAAGATGGAAGTGGAACTGTTGGGACATGTGcccctgtcgccgccgccgtcctcgtccCGATTCAAGGTTTGGCTAAGGAACCCAATGAACAGCTGGTTCTTCTTGGGCAGAATAATGAAAGCCACTGCACATGCGAGGAAACTAAAAACATTGCACAGATTCCACAAGAACAAATATCCCTGACTTAATCAGTTAATCGGGGAAATATCCCTGACTTAATCAGTTAAGCCGGACATTTTCTATGTTGTCCATGTTGTACTGGTTTTCTGAAAACGACTGGACCTGTGTCAGAGCTAGAGACCGGGACAAAGGAAAGGAAGAACACCCGTTTCTTCCCGATGAATTTTACCAAGTACTGTTCATAGTTTCCACCGAGTGTTATCAAGGGGAGACGTAGATGAAAGCACAAACAGGACCGTACCAAAATGAAAGGGATAAAGCAATGGCATCACTAACATGTGCGGTTCAGGTGGCTAGATTGCAGAAAATGTGCTTGTGACTGCATAAATGAGACTGGTCATAAGTGCCTTTGAAGATTTATACATAAACAGTACTAGAAGTGCCATCCATCGCAAAACATGCAATGAACATAACAAAAGATACTCGCTCGGTTCGTAAGTGTTAATGTTTTGGACATCGACATGGTCTTCAGTGTTTGATCAACTAATTCCGTGCGAATATGTTAGGAATATCATATAAAATTATGATATTGTGTTAAACATGAAAAATATGTGATCATAATATTTCCATTAACAAAGCAATATAACATCCTATACTTTACTAGTCAAAGTTAACGGCATCTTCATGATAATATCATCTATTtaaaactagtactccctccgtctcataatggaaGATTGTTTTGCACGCTGTTTAACGTTGGAGGTTTTGGACAACATAGGATCCTATGCGAATATTGCACAAATCCTATATATCTAAGAGAGTGATCTCCACTAATTTATTTATCTTAACATTCAAGCATACCACATCATCATACAATTACGGATAGGATAAGGCTCACCTCACCGTGCAACCAAGCATTAAACAAAATCACCaccacatgcaaccatgcatggaAAATATATTTTTATTCTACAGTATTATCCTAGACTATATATAAATCAAATATAATAAATCATTGTAAAAAAAGTTTAATTATTGACAAAAGGCTATCCAATGTATTAAGACTTTCGTTCCGTCCTTTTGAGACATCGAGTAACAACAAGTAATTATTAGATGGATCCTTGGTGTGGTGTAAAGAGATTTACTATACGCGTTTAAAACATTCCTATGTGAACTTGATTTACCACCGATTAGTCCAATCACATCACGCGTACTAAGGTTGGACTTCTGTACGCAAACGTCTACGTTGCGCGGGAGTTGTACAGAAATTGGACTTGTGTTTGAGAGACGGGACAAGGAAATTCGGCAATGGCATCACTGACATGTGCGATTCGGCTGGACAAATAGCAGAAAATCGTGCTTAGTGCTTGCTGGGTCCATGTGGGAGACAAGTATGCTGCGACTATTGGccgtgttgagtaacgtgattgtattaggaaacataggttagactaggaaatattctggcttgccttgtactccaagtagatcatgtactcctatatatatgcccatgaggctcaagtaatacaacaactattccaccaatccctctctcccttctaacatggtatctatcgcaagtcgatcctaaaccctagccgccgccgcttccgcacttgcgcgccgcccccggggcggtcggcctccatgaccgccgccggggggccGCGccacccgtacctagggttcgtccgccggccgtgttggccggctgccctagagagtctttttcccgatcctttgatccggggttttctctctcgccggtcgttttgatcggcgtctactttttggttttccggtctttgtgatccggtttgcgtcgcccaccgccgccgtcgaccccgtgcgcctctactccgactTCGGCATCGACTACACCGGCGTCTTCACCGACCTggcggcctcgcgcgtcgtccACGCGTCTACCCGCCGGTCGCCCCGACTCGGCGGCCTCGCATCATGCGGCGGCCCTTCACCGCCGCCGTTCGCGCGAtggcccgcccgtcgatctacgccggccgtcaccgcctgctccgaccgggactcctgcatcaccccgacccggcggcctcgcgccatgcggcggccaatcatagccgccctgccgcccgccgccgccggcttcatctcggactccgccgccaccacgccttcaCCGAGCggtgtccccgacctcgcgcgcgatcggcttgatcacccgctcgccgccgctaTCAGCCTCATCTAtgccgcgcgaccgacctggcccgtcggttacgcgcgccttcgcaggtcccgtgaagatcg is a window of Triticum dicoccoides isolate Atlit2015 ecotype Zavitan chromosome 2B, WEW_v2.0, whole genome shotgun sequence DNA encoding:
- the LOC119361926 gene encoding uncharacterized protein LOC119361926 — translated: MEEGMRVAVVGAGVSGLAAAHELARAGGGAARVTVYEAEDSLGGHARTADVDGVPLDLGFMVFNRVTYPNMLEWFEELGVEMEISDMSLSVSTQLSGGGRCEWGSRNGLSGLLAQKSNALRPAFWHMIREILKFKEDALKYLEDHESNPDLNRHETLGQFIQTHGYSQLFQEAYLIPICASIWSCPSQGVLGFSAFFVLSFCRNHHLLQIFGRPQWLTVKGRSHTYVNKVRDELENMGCQIKTSCQVKSVSSFEGGYRVLEVGGSEEVYDKIIFGAHAPDVLRMLGDEATHEELRILGAFQYVHSDIYLHRDDTLMPQNPSAWSAWNFLGTTSSGVSVTYWLNLLQNIESTGRPFLVTLNPPHVPDHVVLKWNTGHPVPSVAAAKASLELQQIQGNRGIWFCGAYQGYGFHEDGLKAGKSAAQCLLGQKSSLLLNPKQMVPSWTETGARLLVTRFLNQYVTIGNMTILEEGGTMFSFGEVDKKCLVKTVLRVHDPLFYWKVATEADLGMADAYINGYFSFVDKREGLLNLFLILIANRDAQKSSNSAAGKRGWWTPMLLTAGIASAKYFLRHISRKNTVTQTRRNISQHYDLSNDFFSIFLDPSMTYSCAVFKVEDESLEVAQQRKVNLLIKKAKVERNHHVLEIGSGWGSLAMEVVKQTGCKYTGITLSEEQLKYAQMKVKEAGLEDRITFLLCDYRQIPSRCKYDRIISCEMIEGVGHEFMDDFFGCCESLLAPDGLFVLQFISIPEERYGEYRRSSDFIKEYIFPGGCLPSLARITSAMSAASRLCIEQVENIGYHYYPTLIRWRDNFMANKDAILALGFDDKFIRVWEYYFIYCAAGFKSRTLGTYQIVFSRPGNDKLACADNPYASLPAA